The Cucurbita pepo subsp. pepo cultivar mu-cu-16 unplaced genomic scaffold, ASM280686v2 Cp4.1_scaffold000625, whole genome shotgun sequence genome includes a region encoding these proteins:
- the LOC111785658 gene encoding probable polyol transporter 4, whose translation MQSTVSLQPQGDARQLFLPLLDSSPETTAAAAVVDGGRGGGGGGGGSFPKLVESSPSPPNGVAERESRHINKYVLAGAVLASTNSILLGYDIGVMSGAILFLRLSGNA comes from the exons ATGCAATCCACTGTGTCTCTGCAACCACAAGGCGACGCCCGACAGCTCTTCCTTCCACTTCTCGATTCATCGCCTGAAActaccgccgccgccgccgttgTTGACGgcggaagaggaggaggaggaggaggaggaggttcATTTCCTAAGCTGGTCGAATCGTCCCCGTCGCCCCCGAACGGCGTTGCTGAAAGAGAGAGCCGTCATATCAATAAATATGTGCTCGCCGGTGCCGTTTTGGCTTCCACCAATTCCATTCTCCTCGGCTATG ATATAGGAGTGATGAGTGGagccattttgtttttgagaCTCTCAGGAAATGCCTGA